In Meiothermus ruber DSM 1279, the following proteins share a genomic window:
- a CDS encoding tyrosine-type recombinase/integrase, translated as MSKMSKMSKKRTANLQGNVRQRPNGLWECRFYVTEPDGIHRRRVSVYAPSQKEALQKAHEYQVQHSRGLVARPDRRRFGDFAKEVLERHTRGKAPNTRRNYQRELALALEHLGDIPLQKLTPHNLRRMLDRIGEKHSPRTLGKVLERVRLVLREALALELIHRDPSAAVRLPRASERDKAAQHLEPPQVRLLLEYAEASKSPTMALLLRVLVQLGLRKGEALGLQWRDVDFKEATLRVERQYTLQGNKADIGPLKTRAARRVLPLPADLLARLQARYEALCSEGFRPQDLQNAFVFGLDRPLDVNAPNHFLHRLVERIRADHPEFPEVRIHDLRHTAASLMLARGLDLSLVADKLGHATPSVTLGVYRHLLQEERRAGVLALEDLLSGSRHRA; from the coding sequence ATGAGCAAGATGAGCAAGATGAGCAAGAAGCGAACCGCTAACCTGCAAGGCAACGTCAGGCAACGCCCTAACGGGCTGTGGGAATGCCGCTTTTATGTAACCGAGCCGGACGGCATACACCGCCGCCGGGTATCGGTGTATGCGCCTAGCCAGAAGGAGGCCCTGCAAAAAGCCCACGAGTACCAGGTACAGCACAGCCGGGGGCTGGTAGCGCGTCCTGACCGCCGCCGTTTCGGGGACTTCGCCAAGGAGGTACTGGAGCGCCATACCCGAGGCAAGGCCCCCAACACCAGGCGCAACTACCAGCGCGAGCTAGCCCTGGCCCTGGAGCACCTGGGGGACATCCCCTTGCAGAAACTCACCCCCCACAACCTGCGCCGGATGCTGGATCGGATTGGCGAAAAGCACAGCCCCCGCACCCTGGGTAAGGTGCTGGAGCGCGTCCGGCTGGTGCTGCGGGAAGCGCTGGCCCTCGAGCTCATCCACCGTGACCCGAGCGCTGCGGTACGGCTACCCCGAGCGTCAGAGCGGGATAAGGCCGCGCAACACCTGGAGCCCCCACAAGTGCGGCTGTTGCTGGAGTATGCCGAGGCTTCCAAAAGCCCGACTATGGCCCTGTTGCTGCGGGTGCTGGTACAGCTAGGGCTACGCAAAGGGGAGGCGCTGGGGCTGCAATGGCGGGACGTGGACTTCAAGGAGGCCACCCTGCGGGTGGAGCGGCAATACACCCTGCAAGGCAACAAAGCCGATATAGGCCCCTTGAAGACCCGTGCGGCAAGGCGGGTGCTTCCGCTACCGGCTGACCTGCTTGCACGGCTTCAGGCCCGCTATGAAGCCCTGTGCAGCGAGGGCTTCCGGCCCCAAGACCTGCAAAACGCTTTTGTGTTCGGGCTGGACAGGCCGCTGGACGTGAACGCACCCAACCACTTTTTGCACCGCCTGGTGGAGCGCATACGGGCTGACCACCCCGAGTTTCCCGAGGTACGCATCCACGATTTACGCCACACCGCTGCCTCGCTGATGCTGGCCAGGGGCCTTGACCTGTCCCTGGTAGCCGACAAGCTGGGCCACGCCACCCCGAGCGTCACCCTTGGCGTGTACCGTCACCTGTTGCAGGAAGAGCGCAGGGCCGGGGTGTTGGCTTTGGAAGACCTGTTGAGCGGCTCCCGTCACCGAGCCTAG
- a CDS encoding zinc-binding dehydrogenase: MRAVWMASRGGPEVLRYGEIAPPVLEAGQVRIAVKAVALNHLDVWVRKGVASPKLPLPHILGCDIAGVVESVGAGVSGVAPGDAVVVNPGVSCGRCARCLGGQDNLCAGYQILGEHRWGGYAELVVVPAANILPKPARLSWLEAASLPLTFLTAWQMVVDKLQVRPGEDVLVMAAGAGVSVAAIQIAKLHGARVIATASSDEKLAQAKALGADEGVNYSQPDWYKEVRRLTGGKGADAVVDHTGAQYWEGVIKATAWGGRISLVGASSGYEATTPLSHIFYRQLSIFGSTMASKSRLFPILQFVAEGRLRPVIGATLPLSQAAEGHRLLEERRVFGKVVLEV, translated from the coding sequence ATGCGGGCAGTATGGATGGCGTCTAGGGGCGGCCCGGAGGTTTTGCGCTACGGAGAGATCGCGCCCCCTGTGCTAGAAGCCGGTCAGGTGCGGATCGCCGTAAAAGCCGTGGCCCTCAACCACCTCGACGTGTGGGTACGGAAGGGCGTTGCCAGTCCCAAGCTCCCCCTGCCCCACATCCTCGGGTGTGACATCGCCGGTGTGGTGGAGTCGGTTGGGGCGGGTGTCAGCGGGGTAGCCCCGGGGGATGCGGTGGTCGTGAACCCTGGGGTCTCCTGTGGCCGCTGCGCACGCTGTCTGGGCGGACAGGACAACCTCTGCGCCGGGTATCAAATTCTGGGCGAGCACCGCTGGGGCGGCTACGCGGAACTGGTCGTCGTCCCAGCGGCCAACATCCTGCCCAAACCAGCCCGGCTAAGCTGGCTCGAGGCCGCTTCGCTGCCCCTCACTTTTCTGACCGCCTGGCAGATGGTGGTGGACAAGCTACAGGTTCGCCCCGGCGAGGATGTGCTGGTCATGGCAGCGGGCGCAGGGGTCTCGGTCGCCGCCATCCAGATTGCCAAGTTGCACGGGGCACGGGTCATCGCCACAGCCAGCAGCGACGAAAAGCTGGCCCAGGCCAAAGCCCTCGGCGCCGACGAGGGGGTCAACTACAGCCAGCCCGACTGGTACAAAGAGGTTCGCCGGCTCACCGGGGGTAAAGGGGCCGATGCAGTGGTCGACCATACCGGGGCCCAGTACTGGGAGGGGGTCATCAAGGCCACCGCCTGGGGCGGGCGGATCAGCCTGGTTGGGGCTTCTTCGGGGTATGAGGCCACCACCCCCCTCTCGCACATCTTTTACCGGCAGCTCTCCATTTTTGGCTCCACCATGGCCTCCAAAAGCCGCCTTTTCCCCATTTTGCAGTTCGTGGCGGAGGGGCGCTTGCGCCCGGTGATCGGCGCCACCCTACCCCTTAGCCAGGCCGCTGAAGGCCACCGGCTGCTGGAGGAGCGCCGCGTGTTTGGCAAGGTGGTCTTGGAGGTGTAG
- a CDS encoding DAK2 domain-containing protein, which translates to MANSLSPAELAKAFRYATDWFAVYVEEVNALNVYPVPDGDTGTNMHLTLQSVRRELDLTDTSKMGEVARAISYGSLLGARGNSGVITSQILKGFAECIKDAASISPTLLARALEEGSRMGYRAVMKPVEGTILTVSRAVAEGAREAVEKGAASLEEVLQGALQRGREASLRTPELLPVLKQAGVVDAGGVGLLHLIEGLEGYLRDRPLPEPPKIERYAQTAFEEEEFGYCTEFLMEGVAEPIEKIREAVLSFGDSLLVVGAEGYVKGHIHTNDPDGLLATVARYGRMIRTKVEDMSQQHTEILSMAGAADEAPPPTGLVVVANGWGLVKAFRGFGARVVAGGQTANPSVQDILDAIRSLPNPEVIVLPNNSNVIMSAQQAASLAEGKTVHVIPTRTMGQGLAASVTYQPELPSSELLPAMEAASKRAATLEVTRASRSVEIGGVSVTEGQPIGLRDDKLALAADSPEEVLFKLVSLAVQENEYEILTIFHGATVSKESLEALTARIAQAFPDLSLEVHPGGPDLYDYLAVLE; encoded by the coding sequence GTGGCCAATAGCCTTTCACCCGCCGAACTGGCCAAGGCTTTTCGCTACGCCACCGACTGGTTTGCGGTGTACGTAGAGGAGGTCAACGCCCTTAATGTCTACCCGGTACCCGATGGTGATACCGGCACCAACATGCACCTCACGCTACAGTCGGTGCGACGGGAGCTAGACCTGACCGATACCAGCAAAATGGGGGAGGTGGCTCGAGCCATCAGCTATGGCTCGTTGCTGGGGGCTCGAGGCAACTCAGGGGTCATCACCTCCCAGATCCTTAAGGGCTTCGCTGAATGCATTAAAGACGCGGCCTCGATCTCACCCACGCTGCTGGCGCGGGCCCTCGAGGAGGGCTCTCGTATGGGCTACAGGGCGGTGATGAAACCGGTGGAGGGCACCATCCTGACGGTTTCGCGTGCGGTGGCTGAGGGGGCGCGTGAAGCAGTCGAAAAGGGAGCGGCCAGCCTCGAGGAGGTCTTACAAGGGGCTTTGCAAAGGGGGCGTGAAGCCTCCCTGCGCACCCCCGAGCTGCTGCCGGTGCTCAAGCAGGCCGGGGTGGTGGATGCCGGTGGGGTGGGCTTGCTGCACTTGATCGAGGGCCTCGAGGGCTACCTCAGGGATCGGCCCCTACCCGAACCTCCCAAAATCGAGCGCTACGCCCAGACCGCCTTCGAAGAAGAGGAGTTCGGCTACTGCACAGAGTTCCTGATGGAGGGGGTGGCGGAGCCCATCGAGAAAATCCGCGAAGCGGTTTTGTCCTTTGGCGACTCCTTGCTGGTGGTAGGAGCCGAGGGCTATGTCAAGGGCCATATCCACACCAACGACCCCGACGGCTTGCTGGCGACCGTCGCTCGCTACGGCCGGATGATCCGCACCAAGGTGGAGGATATGTCCCAGCAGCACACCGAAATTCTCTCCATGGCCGGGGCCGCCGACGAGGCGCCGCCGCCCACCGGCCTGGTGGTGGTCGCCAACGGCTGGGGGCTGGTTAAGGCCTTCCGGGGTTTCGGGGCGCGGGTGGTGGCTGGGGGACAGACCGCCAACCCCAGCGTGCAGGATATCCTGGACGCCATCCGCAGCCTGCCCAACCCCGAGGTTATCGTGCTGCCCAACAACAGCAATGTGATTATGTCGGCCCAGCAGGCTGCGAGCCTGGCTGAGGGGAAAACCGTTCACGTGATACCTACCCGCACCATGGGGCAGGGCCTGGCAGCCAGCGTAACCTACCAGCCTGAGCTGCCCTCGAGTGAGCTCCTGCCTGCGATGGAGGCGGCCTCCAAACGGGCCGCCACCCTGGAGGTAACCCGGGCCAGCCGCAGCGTGGAAATCGGTGGGGTTAGCGTGACCGAGGGACAGCCCATCGGCTTGCGAGACGACAAGCTGGCGCTGGCCGCCGATAGCCCCGAGGAAGTCCTGTTCAAGTTGGTCAGCCTGGCTGTTCAGGAGAACGAGTACGAAATACTCACCATTTTCCACGGGGCTACGGTGAGCAAAGAATCCCTGGAGGCTCTGACCGCTCGAATTGCCCAGGCCTTCCCCGACCTTAGCCTGGAAGTCCACCCCGGGGGCCCTGATCTCTACGACTACCTGGCTGTGCTGGAGTAG
- a CDS encoding 3D domain-containing protein: MRRLLPRAIATLILLITAFGLSWAQAPKVMTLKATAYTSSVRETDSTPFITATGARTRIGIIAVSRDMLRELPYGSKVMLEDLGTPGGKNKGRFNYLFKNRVFVVEDTMHPRKREQLDVWLPDRSTAIRFGVRYVRVTVIQRGRG, from the coding sequence ATGAGACGGCTATTGCCCCGAGCAATTGCAACTTTAATCTTGCTGATTACGGCGTTTGGATTGAGCTGGGCCCAAGCACCCAAGGTCATGACCCTCAAGGCCACAGCCTATACCTCCTCGGTTCGCGAAACCGACAGCACGCCCTTTATTACCGCCACCGGTGCGCGCACCCGCATCGGCATCATCGCGGTAAGCCGGGACATGTTGCGTGAGCTGCCCTATGGTTCAAAGGTGATGCTCGAGGATCTGGGCACCCCGGGCGGCAAGAACAAAGGCCGCTTTAATTACCTGTTCAAAAACCGGGTTTTTGTTGTGGAAGATACCATGCACCCCCGCAAGCGCGAACAACTCGATGTCTGGCTACCCGACCGCAGTACGGCCATCCGCTTTGGGGTGCGCTATGTTCGGGTGACGGTTATCCAGCGGGGCAGGGGATAA
- a CDS encoding DUF3108 domain-containing protein, whose protein sequence is MLSRLAPLVAAGIGLLALAQGVPWPPGERLTYNLTWQGLGVGRLYLGADLVEGGWRYRLKLEPTGLAKTLGYGLESESYVGFDFRTDRFWQNLTEPLRGTTRLIYERQENSGSWARVIHPDGSQTGWVSPNDQLLDQLALIYYLRLHPETRQIVAVDYPKPAQGQLEVLPASNGLVGYRFARDDVLVEVWYRQNPQRTPVRFVFGRDFGRLEATLVESGR, encoded by the coding sequence ATGTTGAGCCGCCTTGCACCGCTGGTAGCAGCCGGAATCGGGTTGCTGGCGCTGGCCCAGGGTGTGCCGTGGCCGCCGGGCGAGCGGCTGACCTACAACCTCACCTGGCAGGGCCTCGGGGTGGGCCGGCTTTACCTGGGCGCAGACCTGGTGGAGGGTGGCTGGCGTTATCGGCTCAAACTCGAGCCCACCGGACTGGCTAAAACCCTGGGGTATGGGCTCGAGTCCGAAAGCTACGTCGGCTTCGACTTTCGCACCGACCGCTTCTGGCAAAACCTGACCGAGCCGCTCAGGGGCACCACCCGGCTCATATACGAGCGGCAGGAAAACAGCGGTTCGTGGGCCCGGGTGATCCACCCCGATGGCAGCCAGACCGGCTGGGTCAGCCCAAACGATCAACTGCTGGATCAGCTTGCTCTTATCTACTACCTGCGCCTGCATCCCGAGACGCGGCAGATCGTCGCGGTGGACTACCCCAAACCTGCCCAGGGGCAACTGGAAGTCTTGCCAGCCAGCAACGGCCTGGTGGGCTATCGTTTTGCTCGAGACGATGTGCTGGTTGAGGTCTGGTACCGTCAGAATCCCCAGCGAACCCCTGTACGCTTTGTTTTTGGGCGCGACTTCGGTCGTTTGGAGGCCACGCTGGTTGAGAGCGGGCGCTAG
- a CDS encoding Asp23/Gls24 family envelope stress response protein — MKGEITVTESALAAILGLAAHEVPGVLGMSPAGIRESISRILGRSEASEGVVVKPDPAASGKYQADLYVVVAFGARIPAVVDSIGERVRWAAKSLAGAELSSVRVHVVGVSRG; from the coding sequence TTGAAAGGAGAGATCACCGTAACGGAAAGTGCGCTGGCCGCTATTTTAGGTTTGGCCGCACACGAGGTACCGGGTGTGCTGGGCATGAGCCCTGCGGGCATCCGCGAATCCATTAGCCGTATCCTGGGCCGCAGTGAGGCCAGCGAAGGGGTGGTGGTTAAGCCCGACCCGGCTGCCAGTGGAAAATACCAGGCCGATCTGTATGTGGTGGTTGCTTTTGGAGCCCGCATACCCGCTGTGGTCGATAGCATTGGTGAGCGGGTGCGTTGGGCAGCCAAGAGCCTGGCTGGGGCCGAGCTTTCCAGCGTGCGTGTGCACGTGGTAGGGGTGAGCCGTGGCTAG
- the argB gene encoding acetylglutamate kinase, producing MEQALLVKIGGSLKEAGELLDELSAYPGPLVLVHGGGPRIAEWLNRMGFETHFHRGLRITPPEQMEVVEMVLTTLGKYLAEGLSRRGRPSIALTGRDAGLLEAQPLDPLLGRVGEVTAVHTQVIHKLLQAGLTPLIAPIGLDAQGPLNINADTAAGAIAGALHLPAIFLTDVVGVLREAKDPSSRFPQLNPAQVQALIQEGTISGGMIPKVEAALNALHKGAPWAAIAKGTQGILQQVLEGSAGTRVVGG from the coding sequence ATGGAACAGGCCTTGCTTGTAAAAATCGGCGGTAGCCTCAAAGAGGCTGGTGAACTGCTCGATGAGCTCAGCGCCTACCCAGGCCCCCTGGTGCTGGTACATGGGGGCGGCCCGCGCATTGCTGAGTGGTTAAATCGGATGGGTTTTGAAACCCATTTTCATCGGGGGCTGCGCATCACCCCCCCGGAGCAGATGGAAGTGGTCGAGATGGTGCTCACCACCCTGGGAAAATACCTCGCCGAAGGGCTTTCCCGACGCGGGCGGCCTAGCATAGCCCTGACCGGACGGGATGCGGGGCTGCTCGAGGCCCAGCCGCTAGACCCCCTCCTAGGCCGGGTCGGCGAGGTCACAGCGGTGCATACCCAGGTTATCCACAAACTATTGCAGGCCGGGCTGACCCCCCTGATCGCCCCCATTGGCCTGGATGCCCAGGGCCCGCTCAACATCAACGCCGATACCGCTGCCGGCGCCATAGCCGGAGCGCTTCACCTGCCGGCCATCTTCCTAACCGATGTGGTGGGTGTGCTGCGCGAGGCCAAAGACCCCTCGAGCCGCTTCCCCCAGCTCAACCCAGCCCAGGTACAGGCCCTGATTCAGGAAGGCACCATTTCCGGGGGCATGATACCCAAAGTGGAGGCCGCCCTCAATGCGCTGCACAAAGGCGCTCCCTGGGCCGCCATCGCCAAGGGCACCCAGGGCATCCTGCAGCAAGTTTTGGAGGGCAGCGCCGGCACCCGGGTTGTGGGCGGGTAA
- a CDS encoding ABC transporter permease, translated as MRFVWFLALRHLRHRRTQSLISLLGVAVGIMVLTTALSLTNGFIKGLVEATLKAVPHIYLQSLNPEESPPPPPHPQVVGQAPVFLTKALLTRRAGDGRSAGADFATLIGLGEGGQAVYPELDLGQLKPGTIVLGSALARSLGAYPGDRLFLVSINQKRIELRVVGTFQTGNYLLDAGFAFVPLQDVRALMEAPTALSGYQLRLRDAEQAPQVGQALAGSHYFPQTWQSSNRTLIEQLALQKRVIGMVVFLIVVVAALGMASVLVLTVIEKTPDIALLRVMGARAGQVAGVFALEGLVLGVLGIAVGNLLGFGLSSYFAWRPVEIPGELYFLTRLPVEIRSSDFIWVSAMSLLVVLLASLLPLWRALRIKPGEVLR; from the coding sequence ATGCGTTTCGTCTGGTTCCTTGCTTTACGCCACCTGCGCCACCGTCGTACCCAGAGCCTGATCAGCCTGTTGGGGGTGGCGGTGGGCATTATGGTGCTGACCACCGCCCTCTCCCTGACCAATGGCTTTATCAAGGGGCTGGTTGAGGCCACCCTCAAGGCGGTGCCTCACATCTACCTGCAGAGCCTCAATCCTGAGGAAAGCCCTCCACCCCCCCCTCACCCCCAGGTGGTGGGCCAGGCCCCGGTCTTCCTGACCAAAGCCCTCCTGACCCGCAGGGCAGGGGATGGCCGCAGTGCTGGGGCCGACTTCGCCACCCTGATAGGGCTTGGGGAAGGGGGCCAGGCGGTTTATCCCGAGCTGGATCTGGGCCAGCTAAAGCCCGGAACCATCGTGCTGGGCAGCGCCCTGGCGCGAAGCCTGGGGGCTTACCCAGGGGATCGATTGTTCCTGGTTTCCATCAATCAAAAGCGCATCGAACTGAGGGTGGTGGGCACTTTCCAGACGGGGAACTACCTTCTGGATGCGGGCTTTGCTTTTGTTCCTTTGCAGGATGTTCGCGCTCTGATGGAGGCCCCTACCGCCCTCTCGGGTTACCAGCTCCGCTTGCGCGATGCCGAACAGGCCCCCCAGGTGGGGCAGGCCCTGGCCGGTTCGCACTACTTTCCCCAGACCTGGCAGTCCAGCAACCGCACCCTGATTGAGCAGTTGGCCTTGCAGAAGCGGGTGATCGGTATGGTGGTTTTCTTAATTGTGGTGGTGGCGGCCTTGGGTATGGCCAGCGTGCTGGTACTCACAGTCATCGAGAAAACCCCGGACATCGCCCTGCTTCGGGTGATGGGTGCCAGGGCGGGTCAGGTGGCGGGGGTGTTTGCCCTCGAGGGTCTGGTGCTGGGAGTGCTGGGCATTGCTGTGGGCAACCTGCTGGGCTTTGGCCTTTCCAGCTACTTTGCCTGGCGGCCTGTGGAGATTCCCGGCGAGCTGTATTTCCTGACCCGCCTGCCGGTGGAGATCCGATCCTCAGATTTTATCTGGGTCTCAGCGATGAGCCTGCTGGTGGTGCTTTTGGCCTCCCTTTTACCGCTTTGGCGGGCCCTGCGGATTAAACCCGGCGAGGTGCTGCGCTAG
- a CDS encoding NYN domain-containing protein: MKTALFIDGSYMYDAAKRLGWNIDHRKAIGVFSKPEDLYNAFYYAPVTDSNDERQQKFLDALVFMGYTVRSRETHGDPRFEAMIATDLLVTAPRWERAVVASGSGDLAHTLSALRAQGKEIHLLGVPELTDLELRNQSDRYLDLRELQAQLERTGGGRRSYPSVAEDSFTSEEQSSLARRLMENLEDELH, translated from the coding sequence ATGAAGACGGCTTTGTTTATTGACGGATCCTACATGTACGACGCGGCCAAGCGTCTAGGGTGGAACATTGACCACCGGAAGGCGATTGGAGTTTTTTCCAAACCCGAAGACCTGTATAACGCTTTCTATTACGCCCCCGTCACCGATAGCAACGATGAGCGTCAGCAAAAATTCCTCGATGCGTTGGTGTTCATGGGCTATACCGTGCGCAGCCGCGAGACCCACGGCGACCCCCGCTTCGAAGCCATGATTGCCACCGACCTGCTCGTTACCGCACCCCGCTGGGAACGGGCAGTGGTAGCCAGCGGTTCGGGTGACCTGGCCCACACCCTGTCGGCCCTGCGGGCCCAGGGTAAAGAGATTCACCTGCTGGGTGTACCCGAGCTCACCGACCTCGAGCTGCGCAATCAAAGCGACCGTTACCTCGACCTGCGCGAGCTACAGGCCCAGCTCGAGCGCACCGGGGGCGGGCGGCGCAGCTACCCCAGCGTCGCCGAGGATAGTTTTACCAGCGAGGAGCAAAGCAGCCTGGCCCGTCGGCTGATGGAAAACCTCGAGGACGAGCTGCATTAA